CTATTTGGGTATAGAAAGTTCCATTGTGGGTAAAGTATGTGGTCTTCAGACAGACTCTCAGGAGATCAATTATCTGCTTGGGACTCAAGGTGGTTCTGGTGGAAAGTGTATCATCGTTGGTGAGACGCTTATGGATAATGTCCAAACTTTCATCCACAGGAACGCTGGTAAATAAAGCGCTCACATCATACGAGACCAAAGTTTCATTGTCCGCGAGTTTGATAGCAGATAATTTGGCTACCAAGTCCTCACTGTTCTTGAGATGTATGGGTGTACCGCCAACTAATGGTGAAAGTATCTTAGAAATAAATTTGGCAGTATTGTATAGACCCACAACTTGACACAATGGGTCTGAGAGGGCACGCGTCCTTATACACTTTTAGGTAGTCCGTTGAACTTTGTGTCCGATGAAGTGGGGTACAATAGACGATAAATGATTACATTAATAACACCCTCATCACGAAGTGATTGAAGAACTTCAATAAGCTGATTGCGATACATCGATGTTGGGTCACGCCTAAGCGGCTTATAAGTATCAGTGTCATTGAGAAGATCGTTGGCTTTATCTTGATAATCGGTCTTATTCAAAATCCATAGCATGTTACTTCAGAACTATATTCCTGATTCagtattttgtggtaattttaggTCTTGTGTGCTAATATATGTTTTGAAGGAATGGTCTTGCTGGCTGAATATAATTTTGAAACCTGTCAAAATCAGTGATTGCcttaaatataaataacaaatacCAACAACTCACAATGTCTTTGTCAATTTGTCCCATAGGGTAGTTATATTAAGACAGTCATCACAGCTCCAGGATTGTGGCCAGCAATTGGAAATATGACAGCACTCTTCAGAACGAATCGAACCCATAACCTTGTTTCTGTATTGACCATGCTGGGACCCAGTCCAGATTGGTGGGTGGGAATTAGTAAAGCCAACCTATGCACTGAAGATTGTGGATGGGAGGAGATGAAGGTGTTTGATTTGCAGCCATGGGATGCTGGAACAGATAGTGGACCTACATATAGGGTGAGTTATGAATAAATGACCCAATTCTTAGACTTGACCTAATTgggttttttgacattttaatcACAAATGAATCAAGCATTAACAAACCCCCTGAGCTTTAAGGTTTGATAAATTGATCTACTAGGTGCGGTAAATAACTTTCAAGTAGCCCATTGTTTCAATTTAACATTAtccaaaaaagcacccaaaacTGTTTCACTGAATAGAAAGCACCCAAATTGGGTGTGAATGAACATCCAGTAAGAGTGACTGATCAATAAATAATTAATGGGAAAAGATCAATATCCTGAGCCATGACAGGTGATCTAAAGTAACTAAACCATGTCATTATTTTGGTTTCACTGTATGTTTGTTAAAACCAGCTAATTAGATCTGTTATGTTCTTTTCTTTGGTGACTAATTACAGGCAGCTAATGCACCAACCAGACCACAAGTACCAATCCATGCAATAACTAGTTCATTCCCAGCCAATGAGGAGTCACCATTTTATAGTTCATCAGGTGTACCCATTAAACCATTAGCCAGAATCTACTTAGAACGGATAGAGTTCGGGGATACATCATGCGATGAACCAGTCAATACAGgagtcgggaagtagtcaaatcatccaacacctcgggatcggtagttttgactacttcccctcaaaacatgttgtatttgtataatatcacacgggtaaaaaccaataagattgcaggaatgttctcaagtgtttaagaatatgcTTTAAAACGATAAGACTTTTATGCTTGCGAAACCTGTATCTGGTTCATGGCCTTAAATTACATCATTTTGCATGAATGAATCCAAAATATTTGCTTTTAgtgtgccaaaattcaaaataataaaaatctgAGTGGCATTATAActgcaaatctttgttttgcttaCACATATTTGCTGGTGTTAACAACATAAATCTCAAATTTAGGCGTGGCCGAATGTAACTTCCGGTACTTTGCCAGAGTGATTAAAGTTAAATGCAGTGAATTGCAGATTTATGCCTGCTGGTTTAAGTGTCCTAAGTTGGAAAATTATTCTTTGTTCCATCAGTTTGCGGTTCCTTCACGCGCACGCACTTCATGCATAAAATTTTCTTGATCTATATTATACAGGTATaaaaatttatataataaatacacttctttttttttgtttttactacatCACCCTAATGTACTAATACACCCAATACATAACCAGGGAAGTTCCTCTTGGTAGTGGCGGAACAAATATTACCTTTAGTGTGCCCAGAGCAACTGACAACTGTGATTCGACCACACTGCAAAGCAGACGATACACCAGgagcagaggcggatttaaggaaaagggccctgtcagcaaaatatcctgggggCCCATTAGTAAAGAGTTGGAATCAGGAGCGTGTCTGAACTTTTTGTCTGAtggagggcaagaaaaaaaatgacaGTGAGCATTAGTTCGGCCCAATTATGTGCTCGCAGTGCGCAaatattcattccatttcatacttGAGGAAGACATGTGCAGTCAAGTGGCCAATGCTTGGTTTAGGTATAAGATCGACGGTGGTGGccggagcattacaatttagaggaaATGAGCATAGATTTTAGCAGGACATTTGTGCGCGCGAAGCGGGAGAAAAAATGTCTATTTAGCCGaaaatgaaggtgaaatttgctatacagcctgtctcaaaaaaaattgtgcaagtgaaaagcaccctctttggcaattagaaaataccgttgtgacatgatgcttacatcaacgtcaagggcacagtcttagctctcaaataccgtttgttctgttcaatttgctcttttttaatctcgagatatgtttagttaacaaagaaagggtaaaatcgcaattgtgccacttttactataggaATATGGCTGgtgcatgtaaatcaatgatagctgatgttgatgcgtctaatgcactctccttcggggctcgtgcattagacgcatcaacaccaatgcgcgtgcattattttgtctaatttcattaatttgtctaatttcattaatttgtctaatttcatgaacttgtcaaagttcattaacctataagtgtgcaatatttgtttgtcttttaacatgtcttgaatgacaaatgagaacagtatttaccatggtaatcattgacatgcagatgtatttaattttacagtagaatgtgaaatatttatttatagtttaatttgtcgtaagtggaaaaagagaaccattatacctttatcatgataaaacattaaaaacaattatgtattgttgtgtaattggtgcattcttttgatttcacgaaggaactcttgataaacttgatgctatcattgatttacatgtacagccctcttccctagtatagtaaaagtggcacaattgtgattttaccctttcgttgttaagtaagcatatctcgagattaaaacaagcaaattgaacagactaaacggaatttgagagctaagactatgcccgtgacgttgatgtaagcattatatcacaaaggtattttctaattgccacagagagcgcttttcacttgcacaatttttgttgagacaggctgtataactgGCCAGTACGCgcttgcaattttaccctattttggcccaaaacatggtgtttttgggCTGAAAAGGAAGATGAAAGGGCAATATTTGGGGCCCttggcccgggcccatctggctctaaggtaaatccggccctggggcCCCGGACCCATACTatgacctacttgtattttgagaatgtatAATGTTCTAGGATTATCAGCGTACCAACTCGTAATCCTGATTCAATAGAAACTGTATtcacaaatattaaatttgggcccctggggcccttgacctttgacctcttgctTGTATTGCAGGGGGGCCCTTTGGCCAAAATGGCAGAATAAAACATTTCGGGGTAGGGCCCTACATACgggcaaaataaaacatttcggGGTAGGGCCCTACATACCGGGTCTGGTATCTTTTTTAGTTTTAGGGCTGCTATAGCCTTGACATTCATGTGGatagaggagaaggagaagaagcaaCCCAAGAATCGTAAATGCGGGCATAAATAGACTGGCCTCTTGCACGTACGGGTAAATATATAACCTTTTCGTTTCTATTCTACCCACCGCACCCTGGAActttgcagaaaaaaaaaagaaaaaaaaaaaagcagggggcCTTTGGCCAAAATGGCAGggggggccttgtcagcaactgctgacttgctgacagcttaaatctgCCACTGACCAGGAGATTTCTTCAACACTGGAAGGGCACGTATAACTTACACGTTCGTCCGGAATGTACCTTTTGTAATAAGATGCCTGAAACAATAACCCATGTTTTTTGTGATTGTGAGATCATCAAACCCCTTTGGGATGATATGGTTAAAACTATTAGAAATAAAGATGATGTTGATTTTGATATCTCAACATTTGATAAaatttttgatttattgttggtaatgagttttacaaaagtggtgttgtttcagccctctttacaacataactcaagaaccacaggacctacacaaTTATATGGGAAATTCCAATGTAGCAGCCAAACATGTATTAACAGTACATGGTGAATAGCATAATGGCAAAGCTATTAAAGACTAGAAATGAGTCTAAACATCACTGGAAACCAATCTCCCGGGAAactggatcagatgaccatactcagtcatacctgatgaagtcctccgatgtgaaggacgaaatgttgtagtgagtaaaaattcacttggttttgtcaagctaaGATGTCTTTCCGTTTATTTAagcaacaaacctgatgaacttattcaataaACATGTTGTGTTTAGGTGACATGGACACTATAGTGTTTCGTTTCTAAATATGGTGTTGACTGTTATAGAAACTACACACTACACATACCGTGACACATTTCATAAgtgttatttattttacataactggctaaaatacatacatcaaaaatacacatacaaagcatgtcataaaataaaaattataaaagattgtcccggTAGGCTAGCCAGGAGGAGCCAGGAGCGTGAACACTATCACCTAAGGGGTgtgacccctccaacccaccgagacaagtgaactcaaaacataaatattaagtattaaatattgcacatttagaataagttacatattacacattacacatatttcatcaacaataacataaaatttaggagtccagctccagctcttgcatagtcatttcaataaaatgtgttttaaggtggcttttgaatggcctcatatttttatacaaagtaaACTGATCCCTAATAGACACTGGAAGTGCATTCCAAAGACGGGGAAAATTGACACTGATGGTatatttaaaactatcggttTTTGGGGTGATGTGATTGTTAAAAAGCAAATTGTCAAGATGGCGAATGTTTACAGTCCAGTTGCTGAAATGAAAgacatttgaatttgaaatacactggcaagcaaaacaaatagataaatattTCCTCCTGTTATTAAGATCCATAAGATTGAGTTGTTGAAGACGCTCCCTGTAAGATTGATCCCCCCTTCTCTGACCCAAAATAAATCTTGATGCCCTCCTTTGGATAAGTTCCAAATTATTAATGTGATTTTTACGATATACAAACCAAACTGGTGAACAAAAATCTATGACCGGTAAAACAAGAGAACGATAAAGTGTGAGCaggatgttttgattttgtttaccaaCAACAGTCCTGAGGAAGCCTATgagtctattgcacttttttgtaaCATTGGATACATGTTCATTCCAAGAGAGGTCAGAAGATACCTGAACCCCAAGGAGACGTAAACTAGAAGCTTCTGAAAGCTGGGTATTTGAAACATAATAAACTGGTGAAAGTTTCTTTCTGCGACGGCAAATACACATACGTCGTAACTTGACATTTCAGAGGATTTAACTGAAGAGCATTGTTTTCCGACCAGCAATCGAGTGTATTCAAATCATTTTGGAGAATAGCAACATCAGAATCATTGTTAATTGTTCGGGAAATAAAactatcatcagcatattgaTTAACTTTGGAATTTAAATGCAGATGAAGATCATTGGTGTAAAAAGAAGTGGCCCCAAGACTGATGGCCACGAAAAACAATTCTTTGCTTGCGGTTTAAAATAAAAGAAGAGATCCAGTTCAAAAGTGGACCTCTAAAACCATACGTGCGGTGGAGTTTTTCTAAAAGAACTGCATGAGAGATGGAATCAAAAGCACGACTGTAGTCAACAGAAATTAAATCAACTCGCGGAGTCGGGCTTGTGCGACGGTCCAGGATCTTATTCCATTCGCAGACAGCCTCACTCAGGGCAGTGGTGCACGATTTACCCGGAGAGAAACCATGCTGGTCTGAATACAAAAGGCAATTATTCAAAAGGTGACTGCGTATATGGTCGGAAACAATGCTCTCAACATTTTAACAACAATGGATGTGAGAGCAATCGGGCGATAGTTTTAAGATCACACCGATTACCTTTTTTTATATACAGATACAACATTTGCTGTCTTCCAACAAGAAGGAAGAGTACCACTGGAAATAGACATGTTAAAAATACGAGTAAGAATAGGGCTGATGGAATAAGCACACAATTTTAACATACGACAAGATATAGCATCAGGGCCAACTGCTTTATCAGGGGACAGAGACTTGATTTTTTTAAGCACCATGCCATTAGATATAATAATGTGACTTATGGTAGGAACATCAAGTACAGGTGATGTTATCTCTCTGACATTGGAATTGGTGAAATAACTAGCAAACAGTTGGTTGAAGCCATTAGCTATAACAGAGGGATTTGATGACTGGGCACCATCAATAACAAAAGAACGAGAATCTGGTTCAGCACGTTGGGATCGAACAAAAGACCAAAAGCTCTTCAAATTATCATTCTTTGCAAATTTGGTTTCCCAGTGGGAACTATTATAATAAGCCTGTTTTTTGGCATAAGAGAATTGATTATTTAAAGTACAGTACGCATCCCAGTCGGTTTGGTTCCCAGTGCGCTTAGCTCTGTGGTACGCTTTTTGTTTTTTGGTACTCATGCGCTTCAGATCTCTTGAGAACCAAGGTTTAAACTTACGCTTTTTTGTGACTTTGGGaatacttttatttaaaaaaaaaaaaaaagtttctgtgAAAGAGTTCATGGCCACATCAATAGGCCAGTCATCATGAAAAACATTGTCCCAGTCTGTATTTAAAATAAGATTATTTAATTGATTAACATCAGCACGGTCATATTGATAAAAAGTTCTGCGGAGATTGGGCAAACTTTGAAGTTTGCCTCTGAAACTAAAAGTTACCATAGAATGGTCTGCCGACGGAGTAAGCTTCTCAGTCACTTATAAGACAACTTCCActgaaaatattaaattaaaggaCATAGACTTCACAATCGTAAGTAAAACACGAACCATAAGacgtacccagcaaacaaaatgttttaaaaccattttaaacaggttatatttgggttttttggttttggtaaaaacattaatttcgggttttataaaggcacgaaaacgtttttagaacgttttgtatgaaaacacactacaacaacattttcaaaaatgtttttaaaatgttgaaaatcggcCCTCGCGAAATGCatgattcagaatcaatcaaagatcccaaaataactttcaaatctttgttctatgaGTTGGTCACGAACTCTACAGGATGGACTTCTACTAGCATGTTGTCATTGATTtactccgtggaaaggcttgaaaatgaggtagtttcgtaaaattcttttatttcaaaacggaacggtcaattgtcaaaattcaaaaagtatgtgatagctgatatgtttCTCAACATCACCAGTTATTTATttacgtttggtttatgcgttaaagtaaccacaaaatcagttcccgacgatagGGTTCTTTCAGGGGCACCATGTACATGTCTGTAAAACAGTTGGTTTTGTAGAACATgagcaattttcaaaaaataagagACATCACATCTGACCTAatcaatctttaaaaaaatacgcGCGAAGTTGTAAAGAAACAAATCCCGAAACAAATCCGTTCGTGTGAAATTAATGGATTATAAAAAGTGAAGGGCACAGACggtacctgcttccagtaataacctGGTTAAAACTTAAACCTTGCTCTATTAAATTAGGAACTCTTCTGCTCTtcttaattatatattttaacaGCCCAGATAGCGAAACCTTATATTGGTTTCTAAAAAGAAGTATTTATACATAACCAAAGTCATACTTTTTGGTTTATAATATAGGaacatgaaaaatattaatgatgCATACCCGAGCCCGAGGACGCAAGGTGCGCAAGTTGATAATATCTATAAATATAAAGTGATTGCATGCACAAAATTGCTTTTTAGGCCTTTTTGGACCATTTGGGACCATTTCGCTCTCTCTGAAAATCCTGTctacacaacattttattatgcCAATTTGATTGGACGTAATATATCAAAGCAGAAGTTTTCCCGGTTCAAGTCCTACTTTAAACATTTACATAAACACCATCCGGCAAATTATTGCGCCATACATTTTGCACGGTTCAGTGCAATCTTCGAGGAAGTAAATATCACTACATGTATACTTAACATAAATTACTTAGTGCAATTTCAAAGGAAAGCCGGGCTGGTGCAAGATGCACTGCCACAATTTGTAAGTGGAAATTCCACAGTTGACCCGTTCTGGTGTTAGGAATATCATGCACTGATTTTGGACTAGTCTATATGGATATTAGACGTTCTAGATCTTTCAGAGTCATCATTTCAATTGAGTAACTTTTCATAGCTATCAGTAATCGCCATGTACGTGTAAATCGGTTAGCAAACTGCTTGTGTGAAATTGGTATAACATTCAGTAGACACATTCAATTGAGTCGAAAATCCGTAAGTAATATTATTTGTTCTCTGTTAGTTCCATTTATTGTTATGCGATTTCATGCATAAAATTGACCTGCAAACCAAAACATTTGAGGCTGCTGAAATGTATAATATTTGAGGGTACATTTTATTTAACGGCTACACTGCTGATACAGATTTCAAAGCAGTATAAAATAATCTGCTTTGTCTTCAGGGTGATATTAATTTTGGGCTTCCTACACTACATCAAAATAACCGGTCCATTCTCCACATGAAGCCTAAAGATAACATTGAGTTTGTCAATTTCACTCATTACTGCTTTCAAAATTTGGTACAGTGAAGATAAgggaaacaaataaataaacatttataCGAGTATCATAGCTAGTCAATTCGTACAAGGAATTGTATTGAAAGCCACACGTTGATTAGTTCCCGTTATTGCAAATCATAATTTACATAAATGTTTCCTTGCAAGTATGGGATGTTGTATTAGTTTTGCGGTATAGTAATCAAGTTCAAATGGTTTGGTATATTATAAACTTTTTCAGTAAATCATCGGCACATAAAAATAAATGGTTAGATCAGCCCTTTGTGGCTGCTCTGTCCATTAAGTCCTTGCCGGGTGCCACTTCTATGAAAGTTGTATGTCACCCACGCACAAAAGAAACAAGAAAACAAGTTAAGAGGTCTTTTTTTCACAAATAGCACAAATGGGGGAAAGGGtaccttaagggctcggatagagacgtttgcacagtatttttgtgggacctgaagcccatcaaacacaccaaattgcattctgaatacgaggaatgttcttttgatatcaaataatttttattttttgaaattgacgatataatacaaagttgatggcaaattattaaaaattgatatctttgacatttaactgtcctcgaagtaaacgttacagtatatgtagctgggattaggatgaaaagccaaccatcaattgaaaattttgacttttcgtattgaagataaacatttaGTTTCATAAAAgactttttaggtcttttatgacCTTTGCCGCTAAATGCCAGCTTGCCAGCGCAGAAAAATCTGCTCCTGAAGTTCAGCATTCAGCAATTCAGCAACATGCTCAATAGAAAAGGTAGCCAtcaaggtcaaagatgttagGAAGCGTCTAaggaatctgcaaccagataaagctGCTGGTCTTGATGATATCCCTGGACGAGTTCTGCAGGAGTGCAGCGCAGAACTTGCAAGACCACTCACCCTGCTGTTTGGGCTTTGCAACGTTTTCGAGGAGTTTATTCTTGAGGAACTAAACACTGTTTAGTAAACAGTCTTAATACAAGCAAGAGCACTGGACTTGACAACCTGACAGTGTTGACGATACAATCTTGTATAACAAACTGTCTGCCATGGGTGTTAAGTCCACATTGGAAAACAAAGATCTTGTAATTCTCTCGGTGTTGTAAATTGTGATCTGTTGACAGATACACCTGATTATCAGACAAGAAAATTGAATGGTGTTTGTAGCAGTTTTGACTTACAACAACTTATTACTGAAGCCACAAGAGTGACTGAAACTACCGAAACATTGTTAGACCATATTTACACTAATGATATCGATAAAGTAAGTGGTAGTGGTGTTATTTACACTGGTCTGAGTGACCATTCTATGATCTATGTCAACTTGGGCAAGATAAAGAAAAAGCCTACACATAAGCATAAGTACAAAACAACTCGGTCTTTCAAGAAGTTTAACGAAGATGACTTTGTAAATGACATCCGTAAGGCTAATTGGCGTTCTGTAAAACATGATAATGTTGATAAATGTATTGATAATTAAAACCTCTTCTTACAAATTGCCGATGAGCATGCGCCAATGAAAACAAAGCGAGTACGTAAAGTGCAATCCCCTTGGctgactgcccagcaaacacaaaaacgttttaaaaacgttttaaataagttatattatggcttttggtttaggtaaaacgttttaataacattaaaatgtcgggttatataaaggtcatgataacgttttaaaacgttttgtatgaaaacacactacaacaatatttttaaatgttttcaaaaatgttattataaactatttttgcaaacatttttgccaaatattgtgtcaatacttaaataacattatgttaaaatatttgaacccagcaaacacaaaaatgttcttaaaatgttttttttcaaaaccttttaataacatttaaatgtcgggttatataaaggtcatgaaaacgtttttaaaacattattgaaaatattttgggcaaacatttttcgaaaaatattttttcaacccgaaaataacattctgtttagaatgttttgtatcaaattttcaagaatgtttttggaatgttattaaaacgtttttataccctttatataattatgtttctgtaaaacatttttatttgctacaATTTAAGAGAAAGGCATGATAATCACCTTGCAAGTActatgtataaaataatgaataaccacGTGCCTTCCTATCTGACAAATAGATTTTCTATAAGAGATTCTAGATACAATCTAAGGGGCCACAAAAACGTTCTCATCCCAAAACCCAGAACTGAAGTCAAGAAAAGGTCATTATCGTATAAAGGTGCAATATGCTGGAATGTTCTTCCTGATTTGACTAAACAAGCGTGCAATATTTCGCAATTTCAAAACAGGTTACTtaacaaacatttttaaatgcaatccatctcaatatgttttatgttttaactagatattatttgtgtaattggttttggtgttattattttgaaaaattgtacatttaagggaaggggtatgaacgtttggacagtatttattgtgggacattagagcacatcagacatatcgaattgcattctgaatacgaagaatgtccttctgatatcaaataattttgattttttgaaattcgcaatgtaatacacattttatggcaaatcattaaaattgatatttttgatatttaacagtacttgaagtaaactttataaatctgatgatttatacttaaagtgta
This DNA window, taken from Amphiura filiformis chromosome 16, Afil_fr2py, whole genome shotgun sequence, encodes the following:
- the LOC140135433 gene encoding spondin-1-like isoform X1; protein product: MILVLMVVILRGTSFTFGQDDTNSDSNDESLDCCACGSPKYKITFEGMWSSRTHRNFPEGYDHWSDLIGASHTRDYTIWEYGGMSSLGVKQAAELGSPIALEREIRAQGSYIKTVITAPGLWPAIGNMTALFRTNRTHNLVSVLTMLGPSPDWWVGISKANLCTEDCGWEEMKVFDLQPWDAGTDSGPTYRAANAPTRPQVPIHAITSSFPANEESPFYSSSGVPIKPLARIYLERIEFGDTSCDEPVNTGVGK